CCCGGAGGATGTCCGTAATCTCGGCGCGGTCGTACGCCGGGAAGTACGCCTCCTCGGGGCGGAACACCGACTGCACGCGCCCGTCGAGGTCCTCGATGACGTCCAAGTCGAGGTCCGACGAGACGACGATGACGCCGACCTTCGCGCCCGGATGGGTCTCGTGGGCGCGCAACAGCGAGTACAGGGTGTCGCTTGCCTCCCCCTCGTAGAACAGGTAGTTCACGTCGTCTAAGGCGACCACGAGCACCTCGTCGTCCTCGGCGATGCGCTCGGCGACCTGCCCGAACAGCTTCTTGAACGAGATGCCCGACGAGGGCGGCTCGTACTCGAAAATCTCCTCGAAGACGCGAGAGAAGACGGCGTACCGCGTCGAGTCCACCTGGCAGTTCACGCGCACCGTCCGCACGCCGGGCTGGCCGCCGAGTTCCCCGAACAGTTTCTGGACGGCGGTCGTCTTCCCGGTGCCGGGCGGCCCGCGCACCATCACGTTCAGCGGCCGCGACCCCCTGACGGCCGGTCGGAGCGCGTACTGGAGGGTCTGGAGTTGGGACTCCCGGTGGCGGAACACCTCGGGGACGTAGTCGATTTCGAGCGCGTGTTCATCCCGGAACACGGTCTCGTCCCAGCCCAGCATCCCCTCCTCGGGGTCGTCTTCCATCACTTTCACCACGCTCGGGGAGATACTTAATGCTTCGCCACACTCGCCGCGAAGGCGGCTGAAAGCGCCGCTACCGCCGAATCACGCGTTTCCGGCGCGCGGTTCGGTGGCCGCGTTCGCCCACCGGGCCGCGAAGAAGTCTCGGCCCCACGCGAGCGCCGGGTCGCCGCGCGCCAGCAGGAACGACCGGTCGTCGAACGACCCGTCGAGGCGCGGCAACTGCACGAGGACGGCGTCGTCCGTGACACAGAGCCCGCAGGGCACGTCGGCCGCCCGCACCGCCGCGTCGTCCGCCTCGCGGAGCGCGTCACCCGCCTCCGAGAGCGCGCCGTCCACGAGCACGCGAGCGCCCGCGTCGCCGCCGCAGTCCGCGAGCGCGTCCGCGAGGCCGGGGTCCCGCACCGCGACGAACGCGTCCACGCGGTCGGACGCCGACACGAGCGACCGGAAGCGCTCTCGCGCCCGCGTCGGGTACGTGTCCGGACTCGCCACGACCTCGGCGTCCGCGAGCGCCGGGAGGCGGCGGCGGAACCGCGTCGGCACCACGCTCGCGTCGTGTTCCTCCCAGTAGCCGGTGCCGTCTAGCAGGCGGCCGACGCGCGCCCGGTCGGCGAGACAGCCGGCGAGCACGTCGCCTCTCCCGGTCGTCGCGACGCAGTCGTCGCCCCGGACCACGAGGCCGGCGTCGTCCAGCGCGTCGATGGCCTTGTACACCGCCGAGCGACTGCCGTCGACGGCGGCGAGCAAGTCGTCGGTGGTGGCGCCGCCGTCCGCGACCGCGTGGAGGACCGCCCGCCGCACGTCCGAGCGCGCGACGAACGCGTGGACCGTCTCGGAGACCATGTCGGGTCGGTTCACCCATCAGTAGTGTGGGGGTTTCGACGATTCTCACGAACTGGGTATCGCGGCGCGAGAACTGTTTAGGACGCCGAATTCAACGCTTTTGGGCGTTCGTTCTGAACCGACGACTATGCCCTCCGAGAAGTATCCCGACTCCGGGCGGCGCCGGTTCGTGAAAGGCGTCGTCGGGTCCGCCGGCCTCGCCGGCGTCGGTACCGCCGGCACCGCCGCGGTGAACTCCCTCGTCTCCTCGACCGGCGTCGGCGGTGGCGCCGTCACCTACTACGGCATCGAGAACACCGACGGCCCCGCGCCCCGCGCGATGCCCCAGATTCCCGTCGAGCTCGACGACGACGGCTACCTGAAGGGGAAGTGGACCGGCTTCGAGGAGGTCGAAGCGAAGGACGGCGGGACGAAGCGAATCGCGAACGCCGAGGAGATAGCCGGCGTCGACTACTCGCCGCGGTGGTTCCAGTACTGCGGGATTCAGGGCGTCGCCGGCCTCCAACCCGACTACGACGGCGACAACTACTTCCGGTACGCCGGCGGTGGGCGCGCCTACGACTGGCAGCCATCCGACGGCCGCGTCAACGTCGAGGACTTCGCGGACTACGAGACGTGGACGAACGGCGTCGGGAAGGACGGACTCGGGAAGGGCGCGTTCACGACGTGGCGCTCCCAGAACGTCGACACCACGATTCCCGTCCAAATCATCCGCTCGACGCGCATCGAGGCGGCCGCCAACGGCGACGGCGAGGCCGCCGACTGGCTCGCCGAGAGCACCGCCGAGGGGTTCATGGCGGTTCTGAACAAGTGTACGCACTACTGCTGTACGCCGAAGTTCAAGTCCCCGCAGGGCGTCAAGTTCGACGCCGAGAACGGCGTCTACTGTCCCTGCCACCAGTCCAGTTACGACCCGTTCAGCATCGTCAAGCGCAGTTACACCGCGCTCCCCCGGCCCGGCGACTAGAACTTCTCTAGGAGCCGCCCGTAGAACCCCGCCTTCGACGCTTCGGCTCCCCCGCGGCCGCCGTCGTCACCGTCACCGCCGTCCGCCGCGGCGCCGTCTGCCAGTTTCTCCACGATGAGTTCCGGCGTGGAGCGCGCGAGGTGGTCCTTGACGGGGGAGCGCTCGACGACCAGTTCGCCGTCCTCCAGGCCGAGGGCCTTGATGCCGTCGACGGTCACGCCGAACCCGCACTGGTCCCGAATCTCGCCCGCGAGGTGGGAGACGAACACGCCCGACGCGCCCGCCTCGTGGAGTTCTTCGAGGATGCCAGCGACGATTTTCGCGGACGCCCCCGGCTCCGTGATGGATTCGAGTTCGTCCACGAGCACGAGTTTGCGCGCCGCGCCCTCGGTCAGTCCCGCGAAGTCCCGGAGCGTCGCCTCGAACGCGCCGGCGTCCAGCGTCCCCTGTGACTTCGCGTAGTAGTGGAGTTCCTCCACCTCGGGGACGCGCGCGGACTCGGCGGGCACCGGGAGGCCCATGTGCGCGAGCACGACGACGACGGCCACGAGGTCCAGCGTGCTCGTCTTCCCGCCGGAGTTCACGCCCGAGAGCAGCGCCACGCCGTCCACGCCGTAGTCCACGGGGTCGACGTCCGCGAACGCCACGTCGAGCAGCGGCGAGCGCCCCGCGTCGATGTCGAAGCCGCGGCCGCCCCGCTCCGCGAGCACGCAGTCGAAGTCGTTCGCGAACCGCGCGATAGCCAACTCCACGTCGAGGTCGAGGGCGTCGTTCACGAGGTCCCGGGTCGGCTCCCGGAGGTCCGCGAGCGTCGACGCGAGGTCGCGTTTCCGCTCGGCGGCGCGCCGGTCGCGGGCCGCCGTCAGGTCCTCGCGCAGTCGCGACACCGCCTCCGCGTCGTGTTCCACGGGGAACGTCGGTTCGTCGCCGAACGCGCGCTTGGCGACCTCCGCCTCCCCCGATTTCAGGTCGAGCGCGTCCACGAGGTGGTCGCGGGCCGCCGCCACCGCCTCCGCGTACTCGTCGGCGAGTTCGCGGGAGAGCAGGCTGTCGACGCCAGCGCCGCGCTCCACGAGGCTCAGCAGGTCGGCGCCCTCGATGGTCACGTCCTGCTCCTGAATCGCCTCCCGGAGGCGGTCGTTGGCGACCGACTCCGCGGTCGAGACGGCGGCGTCGAGGTCGTCGACGGCCACCGAGAGGCGGTCGAGTTCGTCGTCGCCCGCCACGCTCCCGTCCGATTCGAGTTGCGCGAGCGCGGCGTCCAGTTCGTCGAGGTCCACGCCAGCGTCCAGACCCGCCGTCTGGTGGACCTCGATGGCCGCCCGGATGCGGTCGCGGTTCGTCGCGAAGAAGGACAGCACGCGCTCGGGCACGACCTCCTCGGGGCGGTCGAGGGCGTCGGGTTCGACGCGTACGTCGCCGTCCACCTCCACGCCGACGAACGCCTCGTCGAGCGCGACGACCGTCGAGTAGCCCCGCGCGAGGTCCGCCAGCCCGCGGGCGTCCTCCACGACTTCGACGGAGAGTTCGGGGAACGTCTCCCGGGCCGCGCTGTACCGTTCGGCGTCGGTCGTCGCGAGACACCGGTCCCGGACCGCCAGCCCGTCCGGCCGGGACAGCGGTTCGACGCCCACCAGCGCGTCCAACACCGCGGGGTCGGGGTCGCGGGCCATCGCGCGCTCCGCGAACTCGTTGGCCTCCCGAATCCGGGAGTCGGTCGCGCTCGGGTAGAACGTCCGCAGGCGCTGGCTCGCGTAGTCCGTGACGGCGCGCTCCTGTAACAGCGCGAGCACGCGGTCGTACACCTCCCGCGCCCGGTCGGTCGCGAGGAAGCCGCCGGGGTCGTCGTGGCGCGCGCGAATCGCGTTCCGCACGATGCGCGCCGCCCGCCCCTCGCTGACGCCGGGCGCGCCGGCGACCGCCGCCACGTCCCCGCGCTCTAGGGCCGCCTCCGGGTCGTCCAGCGACCGCAGCGCGTCCGCGGTCTTCGCGCCGACGCCCGGAATCGCCTCCAGTTCCATCGCCGGACCGTTGGCGTCCTCCCTCAAAGTGCTTACGCGCCCACCCGGTCAGAACCCGACTCACCCCGCCGGCCCGCGCTCGCCCGGCAACGATTTACCCGCGGGGCGTCCAGAAGCGACCATGCGAATCGAGTTCGACCGCGACACCTGCATCGGGATGTTCCAGTGCGTCGCGGAGTGGGGCGACGGCTTCGAGCAGGACGCCGACGCCGGGAAGGCGATTCTAGTCGAGGGCGAGGAAGTCGAAGAGGACGTGTTCGCCCGGGAGATTCCCGAGGACGCCGAACTGGACGCGAAGTTCGCGGCGCGCTCGTGTCCCGTCGACGCCATCGCCGTCTACGACGACGACGGCGAGCAAATCGTCTGAGCGGGAGCGAGCGACGCCGAGGCGCGCGCTCGGCCAAACACTTTTCACTCGACGCCCTGTACTGTGTGGTAGCATGTGCCACCCGTGGGAGGAAGTCCCCGTCTGGGACACCGCCGACGTCGAGACGGAACACGAAGACGGCACCGAGGACGTCCAGCGCGAAGTCGCGCCGTCCTGACTGCGCGACGGCGGCGCTGAGCGCACTCGAAAGAACAGAGAAGCGACGCGGCGTCGTTACGAGATTTTGTCGTACTGCTCGGAGAGTTTCTCGGCGGCCTCGCCGAGCTGGTCGCGCTCGTACTCCGTGAGGTCCCACTCCACGACCTCCTCGACGCCGTTCGAGCCGAGTTTCACGGGGACGCCGAGGCCCACGTCGTCGAGCCCGTACTCGCCGTCGAGCACGAGGCTGCCGGGGAGGACTTCGCCGGTGTCCCGGAGGATGGCCTCGACCATGTGAGCGACGCCGGTCGCCGGGCCCCACTGGGTCGCGCCCTTGCGCTCGATGACGTTCATCGCGGACTCCTGGAGGTCCGAGAGAATCTCGGCCTGCTCGGAGTCGCTGAACTCGGGGTCCGCGCCGTTCACGCGCACCTTCGAGAACACGGGCACCTGCGCGTCGCCGTGCTCGCCGAGGATGGTCGCCTCGACGTTCTGCACGGGCGCGTCGAAGCGCTCGCTCAGGACGTACCGGAAGCGCGCGGAGTCGAGGCGGCCGCCGAAGCCGACGACCTTGTGGCGGTCGCGGTCGCCCGTCTCGTAGAGGTGGCGGTTCAGGAGGTCGACGGGGTTCGACGTGGTGACGGTGACGAAGTCGTCGTTGTGCTCCGCGATGGAGGAGCCGATGTCCTCCATGATGGGCGCGTTGTCGCCCGCGAGGTCGATGCGGGTCTGCCCGGGCTGGCGCGGGATGCCCGCCGTGATGACGACCACGTCGGAGCCCGCGGTGTCCTCGTAGCCGCCCTGGTAGACCTCGGTGTTCGAGTCGTAGGCGACGCCGTGGTTCGCGTCCGCGGCCTGCCCGATGGTCTCGTCTTCCTTGTCCGGGATGTCCACGAACACGAGTTCGTCGGCCACGTCGCGGAGCGCGAGGTTGTAGCCTGCGGCGGCGCCGACCGTGCCGGCTGCCCCCACGATGCTGACTTTCGTCATATCACGTAAACCACCTCCGGGGAGGCCGTTAAGCGCTTCGATACCCGCACTCCCGGCCCCGAACGCGCCCACTCTCGGGGCCGACAGCCGCCGAACGCCGATTCGACGAACGACGACGTTCCGCCCACAGGCTTTTCGACGCTCCCGGCCCTCCACTCCCCCATGAGCGACACGGACGACGGCTTCGACGAGGAGGCCGTCCGCGAGGAACTCCGCGAGAAGTACGAGAACGAACAGGAAGACCGCGAGACCACCGCCCGCATGAGCGAACTCCTCCTGCAGGGCGCGACGATGACCAACGACCACTGCGACCGCTGTGGCTCCCCCATCTTCCGGTACGACGGCCAGTCGTTCTGCCCGACCTGCCAGCACGAAGCCCAGCAAGCGCAGGCCGAACAGGAGCAGCGAACGCAGGCCGAGCAGGAACAGCGGGCGCAGGCCGAGCGAGCCCAGGCACAGCAATCCCGAACCGAGCAGGCACAGGCTGGCGGCCAGCGGGCCGACGCGCCAGACCAGCAGGCCGCCGCCGAGCAGCCGCCCGCCGACACCCGCCAACAGCCAGCCGACGCCCAGCGAAGCCAGCCAGCGCCCTCGGCACGGACCGACGACCAGTCGCGGGACCAGCGCGCTCCCCAGTCGCCCGCCCGGTCCGCGTCGGGCGGCACGCCGTCGAGCGAAGCCGCCGACGCGCTCGAATCGAGTATCGCCGCGCTCGCACGCCGCGCCGCGAGCGCCGACGACCCGCGGACCGCCCGCGAGTACCTCGAAGCCGCCCGCGAAGCCGCCGAAGCGCTCGCCGCGCTCCGGTAGCCGACGGTCGGCGAAAACGGTTATCCCGGGAGCCATACACCTCTCTGTATGGACATCCTCGTTCCCGTCGACGGCTCGGACTGCAGTTTCCGCGCGCTCGACTTCGCCGCCGACATGGCGCCCCGGTACGACGCCGACCTCCACGTCGTCCACTTCGCGGAATCCGAGACCGACGCCACCGACGCCGTCCGCGACCGCGCCCGGACGCTCCTCGACGCGCAGGGCGTCGACGCCGAACCCGAAGTCACCACCGACGCCGACTTCGAGTTCCGACCCGGCGACCGCGTCGGCGACGACATCCTCTCGCTCGTCGACGAACGCGGCTACGACCACGTCGTGATGGGCCACCACGGCGCCGGCACCATCGAGCGCGCCATCCTCGGGAGCGCCGCCGAAACCGTCCTGCACGCCGAGAAAGTGCCGGTGACCGTGATTCCGTGAGTTCGCCGCGACGTTCCGCGAGCGCGCTACTCCGGCCGGTAGTCCGTCCCGACGACTTCGCGCACGCGCTCGGCGGTGACCTCGCCGACCCCCGAGGCGTCCTGTAGGTCCTCGACGCTCGCGGTCATCACGGCCTCCACGCTGCCGAACTCGCCGAGCAGCGATTGGGCAGTCACGGGGCCGATGTCTGCAATCGAGGAGACGACGTACTCCTGTTGCTCGCCGAGCGTCTTCGCCGCCTTCTCGCCGTGCGCGTCCACTTCGCGGTCGTTCTCGGTCTGCTCGCGCTCCGCGATTGTCCGAATCATCTCCGCAGTGTCGTCCTCGTCTCTCGTGTGGACGACGCTCACGCCCCAGTCCACGGCGAGGCTCGCGAGTGTCGCGCGAATCGCGTTCGGGTGGACGTTGCGCTCCGCGTACAGGTCCCCGTCACCCTCCAACAGCAGGACGGGGCGCGTGTAGTGTCGCGTCAGGTCCTTGGCCTGCTCGAAGATGGAGCGGTCGCCGCCCAGCAGGGTGTCCATGAAGTCGGCGTGGGACTTCCGCTCGACGGCGACGCGGTCCGAGAGCACGTAGTCGCCGACGGCCAGCGTCTCCAAGCGCGTCTCGACGTCCTCGCGCTTCGAGAGGTCGCGGGCGATGTTCGAGTCGAGTTCGCGCTGGTCGACCACCACCTCCACCTCGTCGTCGCCTCCGGCGCGCGCCGCTACGCCCTCGTCGTCCTCGCTCCCGTCGACGTCCTCGGGGTCCGGTGCGTCGAAGTCCGTCAGCCCGGCCTGCTCGTCGCTCTCGTCGTCCTCGGCGTCGGCAGTCGCCTCCTCGTCGCCACCGACGTCCGCATCCGCGCCGTCGTCGCCCGCGCTTTCACTGTCCGCGCTCTCGTCGTCGTAGTCGTCGAGTGCCTGCTGGTCGCCGTGCAAGTCACTCTCCAGTTCCTCGGCGACGCCCTTCAGCGACCGCAGTTCCTCCTCCATCTCCTGCTCGCGCCGGCGCGAAATCCAGAAGTACGCCTCGTCGCGTGTGTCTTCGGCCATCAACACGACCACGCGACCCTCGGTCTGTCGTCCGGTTCGCCCCTTCCGTTGGACCGACCGAATCGCCGTCGGCACCGGTTCGAAGAAGAGCACGAGGTCGACCTCCGGCACGTCCAGTCCCTCCTCCGCGACAGAGGTTGAGACGAGCACCTCGAACTCGCCGTCGCGGAACTCGTCTAAGGTCTCGCGTTGCTCCTTTTGGGTCATCCCCTCGCTGCCGTCGGCGTCGCCCTGCCCGACGAACCGCCGCGTATCGAAGTGGTCGCCGAGGAAGTCGGTCAGGGCCTCCGCGGTGTCGCGGGACTCCGTGAACACGATGACGCGGTCGCCGCCCTCGATGCCCAGCGTCTCCGCGAGCAACATCCGGGCCTTCCGGAACTTCGGGTGGAGTCCGTCGAAGTCGTCTGCGATTCGCATCGCCTCCTTGACTTTCGGCTCGGAGACGAGGCGTTGGCTCGCCTTCGACGCGCCCGACGACCGGGCGGCGTTGCGCTGGCGCTCGAAGTACCGCCGGACCGACTCCACGCTCTGGGTCTCGACCAGTTCGACGGCGCGCTTCAGTTTCATCACCTCCGCGTGGACGCTCATTCCCTCGTACCCCTCGCTCTGGTCGTTGTCGATGAGTTGCTGGAGTTCGGCGCGAATCCTGTTCAAGTCCTTCTGGGAGATGTCCGGGCTCGACGCCCGCGTCACCCCCAGGTCGCGGAGTTTCTCCAGTCGGTCCTCGATGACCTCGTTGACGGCGTCCCGAATCTCCAGGACGTCGTCGGGCAGTTGGATGCGCTCCCACTGCACGTCCGTGTCGTACGTGTGCTCGCCGACGTCCGCGTCGTCCTCGGTCATCACCTCCACGTTCGCCACGCCGAGGTTCTCGCAGACCGTGCGGATGTCCTCCTCGTTGCCGCCCGGCGACGCCGACATCCCCGTCACCAGCGGGTCCGCCGCGTCCGCGTGGTAGCGCTCCGCGATGTACGTGTACGCGTAGTCGCCGGTCGCGCGGTGGCACTCGTCGAACGTGCAGTGAACGACGTCCCGCAGGTCGATTCGCCCGCCCACGAGGTCGTTTTCCACGACCTGGGGCGTCGCGACGACGACGCGCGCGCTCGACCACATCTCCGCCCGGTCGTCGGGCCGCGTCTCCCCCGTGAACACCACCACCTCGTCGTCCGGCACCGCCAACGCCTCCCGGTAGAACGCCGCGTGCTGCTCGACCAGCGGCTTCGTCGGCGCGAGCATCAGCGACGTCCCGCCCGCGTCGTCGTCCAGCCGGTACGCCGTCACCAGCAGGCTCACCGTCGTCTTCCCCAGCCCGGTCGGCAGGCAGACGAGCGTGTGGTCGCGGCGCGCCGCCGCCGCGAGTTGGAGTTGGTACTGGCGGGCCTCGATGACGCCCGACTCCAGCATCGAGTGGTCGACGTGCGCGGACTCCGACATTCGCAGTGTGGTTGGTCGCTCTCGCGGTTAAGGCTTCGCGTACCGGGGTGAAAGTGGAGTGACTCTGGCTCTGACGCTTGCGCTTTCGCCCACTGCTGGGAAGCCCCGCGGCTCTGGGCTCGGGAGCCTCGCTGCGCGCCTCGGTCGCTTCGCTTCCTGCGGTGTCTGCTCACGGCGCGAAGCGCCGTTCGCACGGGCCGAGGCGGCGTAACCGCCTCGCGGCTTACGTCGGCTGCCGTCGCCCAGAGCCACGCCCCTTCCCGAGCCCCACCCTACTGGTCGTCGAGTAGCAGGATGCAATCGGTCGTCGAATCGTGCGAAGCCATCGGCTGTCGTGTGTGCGTGACTGTTCGACAAAATCCCGGGCTATATCGCCTGCGCGAGCCACATTGCGGCCGCCGCGCCGAGCGGGATGCTCGCGTTGTCGTCGATGACGTAGCCGCGGACCACGGGCGTCGCGCCGTCTGCGAGCGTCGCCGCGAGCGCGCCCGCGACGGCCGCCGCGAACGGCACGTCGAGCAGGCTGGCGATGCCCAGACAGATGCCGAACGTCGCCAACAGCACCCAGCCGCGTTTCACGCCGAGTTCGCCGCGGGAGAGCAGCCCGCTCGCGGGGTCCGCGAGCATCAACATCAACAGCGCCGGCACCGCGATTGCGGGGGCGAACAGCCACGCCGTCGCCGTCGAGGAGAGCACGTAGAGTGCGTACCCCGCGGGGTTGTCCTGCTCGTAGTCGCGAGTGAGCGCGTCGAAGATGCGCCAGTTCACGCGCCCCGACAGTCGGAGCGCTTCGAGAACGAGTGCGATTACCGACCCGACCACGAGGAGCCACTGCACGACCGCCCACTGGACCACGCTGGCGAGGTACGCCGCGGGGACGACGGCCCCGCTCGCGTGTACCAGTCGGCGGCCGAGTTCGCTCACAGGTCGGCGAACGTCGTCTCGCCGTCCCGGAGCGCCGGCAGCAGTTCCGTGAGGTCGTCGGCCGCCACTCGGGTCTGCTCGGTCGTGTCGCGGTCCCGCAGGGTGACCGTGCCGTCCTCCAGCGTGTCGTAGTCGACGGTCACGCAGTACGGCGTCCCGACCTCGTCCTGCCGGCGGTACCGGCGGCCGATGTTCCCGGAGTCGTCGTAGGTCACCGACAGCCCCGCCTCGCGGAGGTCGGCCGCGAGGTCGCGGGCCGTGTCGCCCATGTCGTCTTTGTCCATCAGCGGGAACACGCCGACGGTCGTCGGCGCGACTTCGGCCGGCAGACGGAGCACGTCCCGTTCCTCGCCGTCCACTTCGTCGGCCTCGTAACTGTGCGCGAGGACGGTGTAGACGGCGCGCCCGACGCCGAACGCCGGTTCGACGACGTGGGGAACGATGTGGCGGCCCGACTCCGTGACCTCCTCGACCGAGAAGCCGGTTTTCTCCGTCGGGACGGCGTACGCCTCGCCGTCCACTTCGACGGTCACCTCGTCGCCGTCGAACGCCGCGCGGTCGCGCTCCGCGAGCGCTTCGAGCGCGTCCGCCACGGCCGCCGCGTCGCCGCCGAACTCCGGCCCGAGGTACGCCATGTCCGGGTCGACCGTCGCGCGCTCGACGGTCTTCGGCTCGTCGTACTGCTTGAAGACGGTGAAGTTGTCGTCGGCGTGGTCGGCGTGCTTCGAGAGGTCGTAGTCGGTACGGGACGCGACCCCCTCCAGTTCGACCCAGTCGCCGTCGACTTCTGCCTCGGCGTCCCAGCAGTCCGCCGCGTAGTGCGCGAGTTCACCGGGGAGGTGCTGGCGGAACCGGAACCGCTCCATGTCGACGCCCACGCGCTCGAACCACGCCTTCGACCGCGCGAGGAAGTACGCCACCCACTCGCCGCCCACGAGGCCCTCGTCGAGTGCCTCCTGTGGCGTCAGGTGGACGTACTCCTCGCCCTCGCTCTGCTGGGCGTCGGCGTCGTACAGCGGCAACTCCACGTCGGCCACGCGGTCCAGGTCGGGGCCGTCGCCCTCGGGGTCCACGAAGTACTCCAGTTCCGCCATC
The nucleotide sequence above comes from Halobacterium litoreum. Encoded proteins:
- a CDS encoding ORC1-type DNA replication protein; translated protein: MEDDPEEGMLGWDETVFRDEHALEIDYVPEVFRHRESQLQTLQYALRPAVRGSRPLNVMVRGPPGTGKTTAVQKLFGELGGQPGVRTVRVNCQVDSTRYAVFSRVFEEIFEYEPPSSGISFKKLFGQVAERIAEDDEVLVVALDDVNYLFYEGEASDTLYSLLRAHETHPGAKVGVIVVSSDLDLDVIEDLDGRVQSVFRPEEAYFPAYDRAEITDILRDRIEVGFREGAVPTTVLDKVSELTDQAGDLRVGIDVMRRAGLHAESRANKTVEPADVDAVYEDAKHVALSRNLRALSDVERALVETVADCDGEQAGDVYETFHDRTDLGYTRYTEIVNKLDKLGLIEAEYEQLEGRGRSRTLRLTHDPETVKEQL
- a CDS encoding helix-turn-helix transcriptional regulator gives rise to the protein MVSETVHAFVARSDVRRAVLHAVADGGATTDDLLAAVDGSRSAVYKAIDALDDAGLVVRGDDCVATTGRGDVLAGCLADRARVGRLLDGTGYWEEHDASVVPTRFRRRLPALADAEVVASPDTYPTRARERFRSLVSASDRVDAFVAVRDPGLADALADCGGDAGARVLVDGALSEAGDALREADDAAVRAADVPCGLCVTDDAVLVQLPRLDGSFDDRSFLLARGDPALAWGRDFFAARWANAATEPRAGNA
- a CDS encoding Rieske (2Fe-2S) protein, which produces MPSEKYPDSGRRRFVKGVVGSAGLAGVGTAGTAAVNSLVSSTGVGGGAVTYYGIENTDGPAPRAMPQIPVELDDDGYLKGKWTGFEEVEAKDGGTKRIANAEEIAGVDYSPRWFQYCGIQGVAGLQPDYDGDNYFRYAGGGRAYDWQPSDGRVNVEDFADYETWTNGVGKDGLGKGAFTTWRSQNVDTTIPVQIIRSTRIEAAANGDGEAADWLAESTAEGFMAVLNKCTHYCCTPKFKSPQGVKFDAENGVYCPCHQSSYDPFSIVKRSYTALPRPGD
- a CDS encoding endonuclease MutS2, with amino-acid sequence MELEAIPGVGAKTADALRSLDDPEAALERGDVAAVAGAPGVSEGRAARIVRNAIRARHDDPGGFLATDRAREVYDRVLALLQERAVTDYASQRLRTFYPSATDSRIREANEFAERAMARDPDPAVLDALVGVEPLSRPDGLAVRDRCLATTDAERYSAARETFPELSVEVVEDARGLADLARGYSTVVALDEAFVGVEVDGDVRVEPDALDRPEEVVPERVLSFFATNRDRIRAAIEVHQTAGLDAGVDLDELDAALAQLESDGSVAGDDELDRLSVAVDDLDAAVSTAESVANDRLREAIQEQDVTIEGADLLSLVERGAGVDSLLSRELADEYAEAVAAARDHLVDALDLKSGEAEVAKRAFGDEPTFPVEHDAEAVSRLREDLTAARDRRAAERKRDLASTLADLREPTRDLVNDALDLDVELAIARFANDFDCVLAERGGRGFDIDAGRSPLLDVAFADVDPVDYGVDGVALLSGVNSGGKTSTLDLVAVVVVLAHMGLPVPAESARVPEVEELHYYAKSQGTLDAGAFEATLRDFAGLTEGAARKLVLVDELESITEPGASAKIVAGILEELHEAGASGVFVSHLAGEIRDQCGFGVTVDGIKALGLEDGELVVERSPVKDHLARSTPELIVEKLADGAAADGGDGDDGGRGGAEASKAGFYGRLLEKF
- a CDS encoding ferredoxin; its protein translation is MRIEFDRDTCIGMFQCVAEWGDGFEQDADAGKAILVEGEEVEEDVFAREIPEDAELDAKFAARSCPVDAIAVYDDDGEQIV
- the mdh gene encoding malate dehydrogenase, producing the protein MTKVSIVGAAGTVGAAAGYNLALRDVADELVFVDIPDKEDETIGQAADANHGVAYDSNTEVYQGGYEDTAGSDVVVITAGIPRQPGQTRIDLAGDNAPIMEDIGSSIAEHNDDFVTVTTSNPVDLLNRHLYETGDRDRHKVVGFGGRLDSARFRYVLSERFDAPVQNVEATILGEHGDAQVPVFSKVRVNGADPEFSDSEQAEILSDLQESAMNVIERKGATQWGPATGVAHMVEAILRDTGEVLPGSLVLDGEYGLDDVGLGVPVKLGSNGVEEVVEWDLTEYERDQLGEAAEKLSEQYDKIS
- a CDS encoding Sjogren's syndrome/scleroderma autoantigen 1 family protein — its product is MSDTDDGFDEEAVREELREKYENEQEDRETTARMSELLLQGATMTNDHCDRCGSPIFRYDGQSFCPTCQHEAQQAQAEQEQRTQAEQEQRAQAERAQAQQSRTEQAQAGGQRADAPDQQAAAEQPPADTRQQPADAQRSQPAPSARTDDQSRDQRAPQSPARSASGGTPSSEAADALESSIAALARRAASADDPRTAREYLEAAREAAEALAALR
- a CDS encoding universal stress protein, with the protein product MDILVPVDGSDCSFRALDFAADMAPRYDADLHVVHFAESETDATDAVRDRARTLLDAQGVDAEPEVTTDADFEFRPGDRVGDDILSLVDERGYDHVVMGHHGAGTIERAILGSAAETVLHAEKVPVTVIP
- a CDS encoding DEAD/DEAH box helicase, coding for MSESAHVDHSMLESGVIEARQYQLQLAAAARRDHTLVCLPTGLGKTTVSLLVTAYRLDDDAGGTSLMLAPTKPLVEQHAAFYREALAVPDDEVVVFTGETRPDDRAEMWSSARVVVATPQVVENDLVGGRIDLRDVVHCTFDECHRATGDYAYTYIAERYHADAADPLVTGMSASPGGNEEDIRTVCENLGVANVEVMTEDDADVGEHTYDTDVQWERIQLPDDVLEIRDAVNEVIEDRLEKLRDLGVTRASSPDISQKDLNRIRAELQQLIDNDQSEGYEGMSVHAEVMKLKRAVELVETQSVESVRRYFERQRNAARSSGASKASQRLVSEPKVKEAMRIADDFDGLHPKFRKARMLLAETLGIEGGDRVIVFTESRDTAEALTDFLGDHFDTRRFVGQGDADGSEGMTQKEQRETLDEFRDGEFEVLVSTSVAEEGLDVPEVDLVLFFEPVPTAIRSVQRKGRTGRQTEGRVVVLMAEDTRDEAYFWISRRREQEMEEELRSLKGVAEELESDLHGDQQALDDYDDESADSESAGDDGADADVGGDEEATADAEDDESDEQAGLTDFDAPDPEDVDGSEDDEGVAARAGGDDEVEVVVDQRELDSNIARDLSKREDVETRLETLAVGDYVLSDRVAVERKSHADFMDTLLGGDRSIFEQAKDLTRHYTRPVLLLEGDGDLYAERNVHPNAIRATLASLAVDWGVSVVHTRDEDDTAEMIRTIAEREQTENDREVDAHGEKAAKTLGEQQEYVVSSIADIGPVTAQSLLGEFGSVEAVMTASVEDLQDASGVGEVTAERVREVVGTDYRPE
- a CDS encoding dolichol kinase, with amino-acid sequence MSELGRRLVHASGAVVPAAYLASVVQWAVVQWLLVVGSVIALVLEALRLSGRVNWRIFDALTRDYEQDNPAGYALYVLSSTATAWLFAPAIAVPALLMLMLADPASGLLSRGELGVKRGWVLLATFGICLGIASLLDVPFAAAVAGALAATLADGATPVVRGYVIDDNASIPLGAAAAMWLAQAI